The region tatatattactaaattctatatatttatttttggatGAACAGAATGCCCAGGAGAATGCACAAGGAGATGCAGCCAAACACAATACCACAAGCCTTGCATGTTTTTCTGCCAAAAGTGCTGCAACAAGTGTCTATGTGTTCCTCCTGGCTACTATGGCAACAAAGCTGTGTGCCCCTGCTACAACAACTGGAAGACCAAGAGAGGAGGACCCAAGTGCCCTTGAACCATTATATTTCTATTAGttatataattattatcattattattattattgggtcTTACCCTAAATATTACCAATAATTAGTAAAGCACTAATTTCATTGGTAAACTTATTGTTTAAAATTCTTGAGGATGTATTATGTAGCTTCAAATCAACTAATATTAAATGGTAGCTGCTAAAATTGGATTATCTAAAATTCTGCTATATAATACACATGATGAGGCCCTAAGTACAtagggaaatttcatgttatatgcatgataacttagtgaaattttttaatatgtcaTATcctaaatatatgacaatttcaattttttagacaaaattacctctaacattcaaatactcattttctctctcaatttgaactctctctctctctaacatctctcattctctaactctctcactctctctatcattctaatcttgtagatcttgaaaaaataccaaaattaaaaagaaTTATCTGAAaccgacatttgagtgaaaaatatgaacctccaaagttttcgtcaaatttcagtgtaAAGCATCGAAATTTCATCGAAAaatcatcgttttggccaaaaatcaagttttcaggattgcatcgcaacaacatcgaaacaccatcgattttgcatagaAAAAACACTGTTTTGGCAAAAGAAAaacaagtttcatgattgcatcacaagagtATCGAAACACAATCGATTTTTGCATCAAAATTACATCGAAACACCTTCGAAAAAAgcattgttttggccaaaaatcatgttttcaTGATTGCATGGCAACAACaatgaaacaccatcgattttccatcgaaacatcatcgattatGCGTCGAAAAAACATTATTTTGGCCAAAAATAAGTTTCCATGATTGCATCATAAGAGCATCAAAAGCCCATCGATTTTGTATCGAAACAcaatcgattttgcattgaaaaaatatcgttttggccaaaaatcaagttttcatgattgcatcgcaacaacatcgaaacaccatcgatttttgCATCGAAAAAAAATCGTTTTAgcaaaaaaaacaagttttcatgattgcatcgcaagagcatcgaaacaccatcgattttgcataaaaaaagtatcgtttttgccaaaaatcaagtttcattaTTGCATCGCATGAgcatcaaaattgcatcgaaATGACATTATTTTGATGCAATTTAGATGCTTTTTTATGGTGTTTCGTtgcaattttgatgcaaaatcaatggtatTTCAATgtttttgcgatgcaatcatgaaaacatgttttttggccaaaatgatgttttttcgatgctcaatcaatggtgttttgatgcaatcataaaaacttgattttcagccaaaacgatactttttcggtgcaatttcgatgctctgcactaaaatttgacgaaaactttggaggttcatattttttcacttaaATGTcggtttcagatgatttttttttttttcaattttggtatttttttgagatatacaagattagaatgatagagagagtgagagaattagagatgttagagagagagagagttcgaaTTGAGATAGAAAATGGGTGTTTGAATGTTAGAAGTATTTTtctctaaaaaatcaaaattgtcatatatttgggacAGTAACTTATattggcatattaaaaaaaaattactaagttatcatgcatattgttatccccatttcctggaagggctttgggccttcgccctggcccacggtcagaggtcCGGCTCGGCATATGGGCCTggcccaaggtcccttggtttgaATATCGCCCAAGGGAATTGGTACGGACCAGGGACTCTAGACTGGGCCCGTCTGGAGGGGTCCGGGACGTACCTCCGGGTTCGTCTTCATCTTGAACGGTCCCAGCGATGTCCAGAGCGCCCGGACCGTCGCGGCCTATGCGTCCCTATCCCGAAGCCTGGTATGGTCTGGGCCCGAGGTAAATGGATCGGGCCAATGGTAAACAGATCTGGATCACCTCCTCCCCAATTGAAGGGCTaggcgtccaggatcctgaaaccacctcatttcgcgtgggccttgtcccccacttttcgcctgcagaaaaggtcgcctcgggattgcccactggtgtgtcaggactgcgcagccaagtaccctgaccggtcttgtctcctgaatcagcttcgtgactcgaagtggtcagagccaaagcgccgttttgtcgggcgaaggcttgtgtctcaggtcaaccaGTTAGGCCTTAGCTGGTTTAAATTTCGTGTATTgtatacctttttgtattgggcctccactagaaaggccccttgtacccatttctctgaggggcccgggtcggatccggcccagacccggtgttcccctcagcttataaatataagctatcGAACAACGCACAGAAAGGGAAAAAGAGAGGGGgagaaactctgttcagatagagtcagaaaactccattgtaaaagcttcttatagctctaatatatagactcgtggactaaggttagttaacgccccaaccacgtaaaaacctcgtgtcgatcttctactttcattattattatcagtaaatattgttcattaatatagttgccgaaaatctcggttaacagtttggtgctttcattgagagctgaaggaagctagcgccaacgtcaggccttcactacgatggtgaacacacgacacaccaccttcgaaCCTACCAACCCAGAGCAAGGTaacggagacccgctgccttctcagCACATTCCTCAGGACCTGCCTGAGGATGTGCCTCTTCAGACGTCTCACCAAGATGAGTCACAAGATTACGAGGGTGGGGCAGAGTACgaagtagaaaacgaagaagattactacgaggaggagaacgagggggagtatcacgACGAAGCCGCGGACCCCAGGATCCCTCACGAAGATCAGCAAGACTCGGAGGTAATCAGACTAAGGCAGCagatcctggatcaggaagccaagATGGCTGAATAGGCGGAGGCACACCGTCGGGTGCAGGAGTCTTTGCGAGCCCTACAAGTACTTATGGCCGCACAGGGCCCACCAGCCAACCCCACAGCTGGCCCAATCCCAGAAACGCAACAACCCGCTCCCCAAGAGCAAGCCGGGGGCCCCAGGGGTGCTAGTCCGATCCGTCCCCCAGAGCCTTTTCCTGACACAGCTCCGAGAGTcccggacaaggagcgacggaAGACCCGGGAGAAGGCCACCCCCGTCGAGAAAGCCGGGGCACGTTCGCGGCCGttgcctaggaaagagaaggtgcgccccgtctcAGGACGTGGCCACCCAATTGATCCGCAAGGAGCGCGGCCACAGAACGGGCAACCCCGGCACCCCCCAGGGCCAAGCGGGCGGGAAAGGTCTTCGCACCCGAGTGCttcggtcaacaagaaccatcGGGAACGATCTCGCCGCGAGGATCGTAACACTCTCAGTTCAGGAGACGATACTTCCCGGGTAGATTTACGTGACGGTT is a window of Humulus lupulus chromosome 4, drHumLupu1.1, whole genome shotgun sequence DNA encoding:
- the LOC133829017 gene encoding gibberellin-regulated protein 6, which gives rise to MTKFLCVVLLALLSISMVATQVLAKESQYHLDSGKYGPGSLKSSQCPGECTRRCSQTQYHKPCMFFCQKCCNKCLCVPPGYYGNKAVCPCYNNWKTKRGGPKCP